The following proteins come from a genomic window of Theileria equi strain WA chromosome 2 map unlocalized gcontig_1105316255037, whole genome shotgun sequence:
- a CDS encoding conserved hypothetical protein (encoded by transcript BEWA_034880A), translated as MASWQVPSKISAVTQKVALEIDSILMDRLGYSLIQLMELAGLSASMAINDMYKRLNCDNRKVLVCSGPGNNGGDGLVISRHLSEFGFKTTLFYPKIGQKDIYKNLLLLLDSYDVKVLNELPKDLMEYGMIIDALFGISFRPPMRKPFDTIIENLANANVPIISIDTPSGWNVDEGM; from the exons ATGGCTTCATGGCAAGTTCCATCAAAGATTTCG GCAGTGACCCAAAAAGTTGCACTGGAAATAGATTCCATATTGATGGACAGACTGGGTTATTCACTGATACAATTGATGGAACTTGCTGGTCTATCAGCTTCTATGGCGATAAACGACATGTACAAAAGGTTGAATTGTGACAACAGAAAGGTACTGGTGTGTTCTGGTCCAGGCAACAACGGAGGAGATGGATTGGTCATTTCACGACATCTCTCTGAATTTGGTTTTAAAACCACATTATTTTACCCCAAAATTGGACAGAAGGATATATACAAG AACCTTCTCTTGTTATTGGATAGTTATGATGTAAAAGTGTTAAACGAGTTACCAAAAG ACCTAATGGAATACGGCATGATTATTGATGCACTTTTTGGGATAAGTTTTAGACCGCCAATGAGGAAACCTTTTGATACCATCATAGAG AATCTCGCAAATGCAAATGTACCGATAATTTCAATTGATACACCTTCGGGGTGGAACGTTGATGAAGGTATGTAA
- a CDS encoding conserved hypothetical protein (encoded by transcript BEWA_034870A), with amino-acid sequence MQFFSSISSILRPLNLCSAPTLRKVVKHKNKPKTQEKVGVTRYLPYLPPGLVVDTVKSLKERESLSEILDLIFSPLKPTDTQEERVLYQNVYSSYKAYKQKIADKYLERQLFVEKEIFEAIQNLPENLYDEAVQSETEPIPEELTYQRAYRDQLINSELSDFEVDKLDAYRMLMYLRFPHLDIKKRSPGMFWIEEKKAISRQKQASLLARRKK; translated from the coding sequence ATGCAATTTTTCTCATCTATATCTTCCATCCTTCGTCCGTTAAATCTATGTTCTGCTCCAACGCTAAGAAAGGTAGTAAAACATAAAAATAAACCAAAGACACAAGAAAAGGTAGGTGTAACTAGGTACCTGCCGTATTTACCGCCAGGGTTGGTTGTAGATACAGTAAAATCGCTGAAGGAAAGAGAATCCTTGTCCGAAATATTGGATTTGATATTCAGTCCACTAAAACCTACCGATACCCAAGAGGAACGTGTATTGTATCAGAACGTATATTCATCATACAAAGCTTACAAACAGAAAATAGCAGACAAGTATCTAGAGAGGCAGCTGTTTGTGGAGAAGGAAATTTTTGAGGCTATACAAAACTTGCCAGAAAATCTCTATGATGAAGCTGTTCAGTCAGAAACTGAACCCATCCCAGAAGAATTAACATACCAAAGGGCATATAGAGATCAGTTAATCAACTCTGAGTTGTCTGACTTTGAAGTAGATAAGTTGGACGCTTATAGAATGCTCATGTATTTAAGGTTTCCACATCTTGATATTAAAAAGAGATCCCCTGGTATGTTCTGGattgaagaaaagaagGCCATATCTAGACAAAAACAAGCTTCTTTACTTGCACGCAGAAAGAAATAA
- a CDS encoding phosphoacetylglucosamine mutase, putative (encoded by transcript BEWA_034830A), whose product MIALDKIPDGPSVPEGFLGVGYGTSGFRSHAEGPINAMDHVAYRCGLIFAAMPLISRGYPDVYSEYLLKSKDSDSEVIGMGCVITASHNPYQDNGVKLFTPSGEMLESEWEQLMDEFVNTKGSVQELLKEYLKVSQGFKEHLETFRKRYSIRIIVGYDSRSTSPRLVSFFKKGVNAVLDALELDTSECIVIGKVTTPTLPFLLNNGYASVSSDSVYLDYIEGVFSDVVQKFTKFGLLKETFTIDTNEELYYDCSFGVSSFKIWRFCNCIRLLGMNPYVCNSSIPGDPSEMFNRLNAGCGSDYVMSKNTVPQSVKDMDIYIGKRFCSFDGDADRVIYFVPGRDGQCTVFHGDHILLVKLLFLRSLLKDCTFKLSVGVLQTRYSNGAITAYIHSLISKWNSESSGIEWHHEFFNSGVKHAQRAAKKYDLSVYYEKNGHGAIVSRVNTFESTCSCLNELSSKENNGNREILSSVLRLFYPGGDAIVNSLVFELALKVLDMSIYDCVRLYTDLPFMNTRYEIPKHIMTRFSTSIDNDSVLVRPKEFQESLESQVQLYDGARAFVRPSGTENILRIYVEANSEDVVKVLYDFIIEGIERALNDTE is encoded by the coding sequence ATGATCGCACTTGATAAAATACCTGACGGGCCTAGTGTCCCAGAAGGATTCCTTGGTGTCGGCTATGGTACTTCAGGCTTCAGATCCCATGCCGAAGGACCGATAAATGCCATGGACCATGTGGCCTATAGATGTGGTCTCATCTTTGCGGCTATGCCCTTGATATCTCGAGGATATCCAGACGTATACAGCGAGTACCTCCTGAAGTCCAAAGACTCGGACTCTGAGGTCATTGGCATGGGATGCGTCATAACTGCAAGTCACAACCCGTACCAGGATAACGGGGTAAAGTTATTCACGCCTTCCGGAGAGATGCTCGAATCTGAGTGGGAACAATTGATGGATGAATTTGTAAACACCAAGGGAAGTGTACAGGAGTTGTTGAAGGAGTACTTGAAGGTTTCTCAGGGGTTTAAGGAACATCTGGAAACGTTTAGGAAAAGGTATAGTATACGTATTATAGTTGGGTATGACAGTAGGTCTACGAGTCCCAGGCTAGTTTCTTTCTTTAAAAAAGGTGTAAATGCGGTTCTAGATGCTTTGGAACTCGACACTAGTGAGTGTATTGTTATAGGAAAGGTCACAACACCTACACTCCCATTCTTGCTGAACAACGGATATGCTAGTGTATCATCTGACTCTGTATATTTAGATTATATAGAGGGTGTTTTCAGTGATGTTGTGCAAAAGTTTACAAAGTTTGGTCTCCTTAAAGAAACTTTTACCATAGACACCAACGAAGAACTGTATTATGATTGTTCCTTTGGGGTTAGTAGCTTCAAAATATGGAGATTTTGTAATTGTATAAGGCTACTTGGAATGAATCCCTACGTCTGTAACTCGAGCATACCCGGAGATCCAAGTGAAATGTTCAATCGGTTAAACGCTGGTTGTGGTTCTGACTATGTTATGAGTAAAAATACTGTACCACAATCTGTAAAGGATATGGATATATATATTGGGAAAAGGTTTTGTTCGTTCGATGGAGATGCTGATAGGGTTATCTACTTTGTGCCAGGTCGTGATGGCCAATGCACGGTTTTCCATGGTGATCATATATTGTTGGTAAAACTCTTGTTTTTGAGGTCTCTACTAAAGGATTGTACATTTAAGTTGAGCGTGGGTGTCTTACAAACGAGATATTCCAATGGTGCGATAACTGCATATATACATTCGCTCATCTCCAAATGGAACTCTGAATCTAGTGGTATAGAATGGCACCATGAGTTCTTTAACAGCGGAGTCAAACATGCGCAAAGAGCCGCTAAAAAATATGATTTGTCTGTTTACtatgaaaagaatggtCATGGTGCTATTGTTTCTCGTGTAAACACCTTTGAAAGTACATGTAGTTGTTTGAATGAGCTATCAAGTAAGGAAAATAATGGTAATAGGGAGATATTGAGTTCAGTATTAAGGTTGTTTTACCCAGGCGGGGATGCCATTGTAAACTCTCTGGTGTTTGAACTTGCTCTAAAGGTGCTGGACATGTCTATATATGACTGTGTTCGTTTGTATACCGATTTACCGTTTATGAACACAAGGTATGAAATTCCAAAACATATAATGACCCGTTTCTCAACTAGTATTGATAATGATTCGGTACTTGTTCGTCCCAAGGAATTCCAAGAAAGCTTGGAATCTCAAGTGCAGTTATATGATGGTGCCAGGGCTTTTGTGAGGCCGTCTGGTacagaaaatatattgagGATATATGTAGAAGCAAATAGTGAAGATGTAGTTAAAGTTTTGTATGATTTCATAATAGAAGGTATTGAAAGAGCTTTGAATGATACCGAGTGA
- a CDS encoding conserved hypothetical protein (encoded by transcript BEWA_034860A), producing the protein MYKTTFMGIERTVSDLISGDSTKRVNGVIKFLAEDFHVHEINVNGEILNVCKYVPLEKISRAMEHMNRVNTGEDFLRKYDSSFVFPETMLTDGDFTRLRIMLDMLKGLLLKAKMSEEGNDSSAVDQIYSLHICKVKEDMKSIRTGVHNWVREYLPFLESKSLNMKSIRKDENMMKYLEPYNDEFASLDDNYNIVHISPKPVCLKKIRSKWNIYKDSEGAQSYDESLQQRHDNLVKNDSDTPIETVQDLVKEVDCTDYSNWSSNYKDNVRLRKYLHFTMLKMNRDTSEVVNMLCKCSKRASFDVFTAGNKDRRAITVQRMCMRRSDISEMFETMSKKGWFKDVYLSDFVYSDERLHLGELSGNFFKVVVRGLDVPPTDTSSASSHTDDKCISYIIDTRVNYLREYGFINYFGLQRFGSMLVGTHIVGAAIIKHDYESAVRLILGDVESAKSFPWFEKYLSTSDAGMSDVDTSESVVTPLKTSVGSSDPERKYKRAVDYYLKDNDAKSALEFLPKHLYIEKSLLKGLDEKLPFDKCLGKIPKNILSIYVHATQSLIFNKAVSERLSKFGYEPVVGDLVSTGVPDEDEEEGDEVPKNNKRRQIIEITNEDEVKRYSINQVVLPLPGDDVQYPPNMVETYKKTSLEEFGIPLEMFSTCREKSKRIVSIGGSYRFIVVRPRDVSYRLIEPLKNPFEILVPSPISQSGLGNIESILKDGSKYAERMNRISKELVNKRAVVLTCSLPKSSYITMAIREVFTDKTIENL; encoded by the coding sequence atgtataaaaCAACATTTATGGGAATTGAGAGGACAGTGTCCGATCTCATATCCGGTGATAGCACAAAAAGGGTCAACGGTGTTATAAAATTTCTTGCAGAGGATTTTCATGTTCATGAGATCAATGTAAATGGTGAAATACTTAATGTTTGCAAATATGTCCCATTAGAAAAAATATCTAGGGCAATGGAACATATGAATAGGGTAAATACCGGTGAAGATTTTTTGCGCAAATATGATTCATCATTTGTTTTTCCTGAAACAATGCTCACAGATGGTGATTTTACACGTTTACGTATAATGTTAGATATGCTGAAAGGGCTTTTGTTAAAAGCCAAGATGTCTGAGGAAGGTAATGATAGCTCTGCTGTTGATCAAATTTACTCGTTACATATTTGCAAAGTAAAAGAGGATATGAAATCCATCAGAACAGGTGTGCATAATTGGGTTCGGGAATATTTACCGTTTCTGGAATCTAAAAGTTTAAACATGAAATCAATAAGGAAAGATGagaatatgatgaaataTCTGGAACCTTACAATGATGAATTCGCATCTCTGGACGATAATTATAACATAGTACATATATCTCCTAAACCTGTTTGCTTAAAAAAGATACGGTCGaaatggaatatttataaagattCTGAGGGGGCTCAATCATATGATGAGAGTCTACAACAGAGGCATGATAATCttgttaaaaatgataGTGACACACCTATAGAAACTGTGCAAGATCTGGTAAAGGAAGTTGATTGTACTGATTATAGTAACTGGTCTTCTAACTACAAGGACAATGTAAGGTTACGAAAGTATCTTCATTTTACGATGCTAAAAATGAATAGGGATACATCAGAAGTTGTAAACATGTTGTGTAAGTGTAGTAAAAGAGCGAGTTTTGATGTTTTTACTGCAGGAAATAAGGATAGACGTGCTATAACCGTTCAGAGAATGTGTATGCGAAGGAGTGATATCTCGGAAATGTTCGAGACTATGAGTAAAAAGGGATGGTTTAAAGATGTTTATCTGTCAGATTTTGTATATAGTGATGAAAGATTACATTTGGGAGAactttctggaaattttttcaaagttGTTGTAAGAGGGCTTGATGTCCCACCCACGGATACATCTTCTGCCTCTAGTCATACGGATGATAAGTGTATAAGTTATATCATAGATACTCGTGTTAACTATTTACGTGAGTATGGCTTTATCAACTACTTTGGTTTGCAAAGATTTGGGTCCATGCTTGTAGGTACCCATATTGTTGGAGCGGCAATTATCAAGCATGATTATGAATCAGCAGTTCGACTCATTTTAGGTGATGTCGAATCTGCCAAGAGTTTCCCAtggtttgaaaaatatctGTCTACTAGTGATGCGGGAATGTCTGATGTGGATACCTCAGAGTCTGTAGTCACACCACTCAAAACATCTGTGGGATCTTCAGATCCAGAAAGGAAATATAAAAGAGCAGTTGACTACTACTTGAAGGATAATGATGCAAAATCTGCACTGGAATTCCttccaaaacatttgtATATTGAAAAGAGTTTGTTGAAGGGTTTGGATGAAAAGTTGCCATTTGACAAATGCCTGGGTAAAATTCCTAAAAATATCCTAAGTATTTACGTCCATGCTACTCAAAGTCTGATATTCAATAAAGCTGTTAGCGAGAGGCTTTCAAAGTTTGGTTATGAACCTGTTGTTGGCGATCTCGTAAGTACGGGCGTTCCGGATGAAGACGAAGAGGAGGGAGATGAAGTTCctaaaaataataaaagaCGGCAAATTATCGAAATTActaatgaagatgaagttAAAAGGTATAGTATTAATCAGGTTGTTCTGCCCCTTCCTGGTGACGATGTACAGTATCCACCTAACATGGTTGAAACTTACAAGAAGACGTCACTGGAAGAATTTGGAATTCCTCTAGAAATGTTCTCTACATGTCGTGAGAAATCAAAACGTATTGTATCCATTGGTGGTTCTTATAGGTTTATAGTTGTAAGGCCTAGGGACGTCAGCTATAGGCTCATAGAGCCTCTAAAAAACCCATTTGAAATACTAGTACCATCACCAATCTCTCAGTCTGGTCTCGGTAATATAGAAAGTATACTTAAGGATGGATCCAAATATGCTGAAAGAATGAACAGAATATCTAAGGAGTTGGTAAACAAGAGAGCTGTCGTACTCACCTGCTCATTACCGAAATCATCATATATTACCATGGCAATCCGTGAAGTATTCACTGATAAAACaattgaaaatttgtag
- a CDS encoding conserved hypothetical protein (encoded by transcript BEWA_034850A), translating into MTTHRITYVGILRCNDTPIFLSQAHNLTHLSYLSRGYAKNISSFMAREIASRIDVGLSNIDVEGYDVYAYKWENGLCIICICNKGYPNRVAFALLQQIFFDFIDKYPDAGLQYTQDINLNNSSIKTLMHKYNNPLEVDAFENVSEKVHNTMNIVHRTVNDLLNNGETLEALVNQSKDLSTKTKDVFAKSKKLKKRSCCALM; encoded by the coding sequence ATGACTACTCACAGGATAACTTATGTCGGTATCCTAAGGTGTAACGATACACCGATTTTTCTGTCGCAAGCGCATAATCTTACACATCTTTCATATCTAAGCAGGGGGTATGCAAAAAATATTTCGTCATTCATGGCCCGTGAAATCGCCAGCAGGATAGATGTCGGTTTGAGCAATATCGATGTGGAAGGGTACGATGTGTATGCTTATAAGTGGGAGAATGGCCTCTGTATAATATGTATCTGTAACAAGGGCTACCCAAACAGAGTTGCGTTTGCACTCTTGCAGCAAATATTCTTCGATTTTATTGATAAATACCCGGACGCAGGTTTGCAATACACCCAGGATATAAACCTGAACAATTCCTCAATTAAGACTCTGATGCATAAATACAATAACCCACTCGAAGTTGACGcctttgaaaatgtatcTGAAAAGGTACATAATACCATGAATATTGTACACAGGACAGTTAACGATCTCCTAAACAATGGTGAGACTCTAGAGGCGCTCGTTAACCAAAGCAAAGATTTATCAACAAAGACTAAGGACGTCTTTGCCAAAAGTAAGAAACTCAAAAAGAGAAGTTGTTGCGCACTGATGTGA
- a CDS encoding conserved hypothetical protein (encoded by transcript BEWA_034890A) has product MNGYTTFRDRTKFLDFESLLDFSPLTQPQKDHMAKVYSTLAYCSLVTFLSISLPGPLRQIPFFIGLIVFVGSIAYIISTPEEKASPKRIAAITLVGVGQSALIRDFVLSRFNIAPEVITTALMSSIGMFVAFTLSALSMSSRSWFFLGGILGSTMSYMFMVSLMNMFFRSYFVNNVLCLLSLLVHAGFVMYDTQLILKKFEAGGKNYMAHAILLYVDLVDLFIRVCDVLYKKEESKKEKQKK; this is encoded by the exons atgaatggatatACTACATTTAGAGATAGGACTAAGTTCCTAGATTTTGAGAGTCTTTTAGATTTCTCACCCCTAACGCAGCCGCAGAAGGACCATATGGCGAAGGTCTATAGCACCCTGGCCTATTGTTCGTTGGTTACCTTTCTGTCAATTTCTCTACCCGGGCCATTGAGGCAAATACCATTCTTTATTGGTCTTATTGTGTTTGTAGGTTCGATTGCGTATATTATTTCGACGCCCGAGGAG AAAGCTTCCCCTAAAAGAATTGCCGCCATAACTCTGGTTGGAGTTGGTCAGAGTGCTCTAATTCGTGATTTTGTACTCTCAAGATTCAATATTGCTCCAG AAGTAATAACAACTGCACTAATGTCATCGATTGGAATGTTCGTGGCCTTTACTTTGAGCGCTCTCTCAATGTCCTCTCGCTCCTGGTTCTTCCTTGGAGGCATACTCGGATCAACCATGTCCTACATGTTCATGGTCTCTCTGATGAACATGTTCTTTAGATCATATTTCGTGAATAATGTCCTCTGTCTCCTTAGTCTTTTGGTTCATGCAGG ATTTGTAATGTATGACACTCAACTTATACTCAAAAAGTTTGAAGCAGGAGGAAAAAATTACATGGCACATGCGATACTCTTGTACGTAGATCTTGTAGATTTATTCATTAGAGTATGCGATGTCTTGtataaaaaggaagaatccAAAAAAGAGAAACAGAAGAAATGA
- a CDS encoding CAAX prenyl protease 1, putative (encoded by transcript BEWA_034810A), with amino-acid sequence MGILNLFEKPIHFEFFLTVSLLHELFEQYLNFRQLAVIRRELSANKKVLQEDGKDADEVYKRTVKAVNELTHSEDYVKNVEYGYDKLRFQIFSSIVHSAFSLFLLFSLFGPALWHFSGSLFSNPNEYTQSLVYCGLKMLIDALFEIPFGLYSDFFLEEKHGFNKKTLKLFFKDLALSLVLYAVIGGPTLCVLIFLVNWGGDTFYFYAFGFVVVFNFIMLIVYPEFIAPLFNKYEPLKDQELKAEIEALAKKLKFPLMEIKQMDGSKRSSHSNMYFYGIWKFKRIVVYDTILTQPKEQIVATVAHELGHWSCNHYLKHLSFSFLNIFLMFFIFNTFKNDASMFESFGFHGVNSFVVGITLFSYILTPMGIVMHIAITSLTRYNEYQADGFAVKLGYGEDIATSLVQLHKNNKGLIHHDPLYSWYHFTHPALFERLHAIYRAIHDNKI; translated from the coding sequence atgggtATTTTGAATCTCTTTGAAAAACCTATTCATTTTGAGTTTTTCTTGACAGTGTCACTCTTGCACGAGTTATTTGAGCAGTACCTAAACTTCAGACAGTTGGCTGTAATTAGGCGTGAGCTCTCTGCAAACaaaaaagttttacaagaagACGGGAAGGATGCAGATGAAGTGTACAAGAGGACTGTTAAAGCGGTAAATGAGTTAACACACTCGGAGGATTATGTAAAAAACGTGGAGTACGGCTATGACAAGTTGAGATTCCAGATTTTTAGCTCCATTGTACACTCAGCCTTTAGTTTGTTTCTCTTATTCTCTCTTTTTGGACCGGCATTATGGCATTTTTCAGGCTCCCTCTTCTCCAACCCAAATGAGTACACACAAAGTCTGGTTTATTGTGGTCTTAAAATGCTTATAGACGCTTTGTTCGAAATTCCTTTTGGTCTTTACTCTGATTTTTTCCTGGAAGAGAAACATGGATTCAATAAGAAGActttaaaactcttcttcaagGATTTGGCACTATCACTGGTCCTATACGCCGTTATAGGTGGGCCTACTCTCTGTGTCTTGATATTTTTGGTCAATTGGGGAGGAGACACCTTTTATTTCTATGCCTTTGGCTTCGTTGTCGTCTTCAACTTTATAATGTTAATTGTTTATCCAGAGTTCATCGCTCCCCTCTTTAACAAGTATGAACCCCTCAAGGACCAGGAACTCAAGGCAGAAATTGAAGCTCTCGCAAAGAAACTAAAGTTCCCATTGATGGAAATTAAGCAAATGGACGGTTCAAAGAGGTCTAGTCACTCGAATATGTACTTTTACGGTATATGGAAGTTCAAGAGAATTGTCGTTTATGATACTATATTGACCCAACCAAAGGAGCAAATTGTAGCTACCGTAGCTCATGAACTCGGTCACTGGAGCTGCAACCATTATCTCAAACATCTTTCCTTCTCCTTCCTGAACATTTTCCTAATGTTCTTTATCTTCAACACATTTAAGAATGATGCCTCAATGTTTGAAAGTTTCGGCTTTCATGGTGTCAATTCATTTGTAGTTGGAATTACTTTATTCTCATATATTCTTACTCCAATGGGAATAGTTATGCACATTGCTATAACTTCTCTAACAAGATATAATGAGTACCAAGCAGACGGCTTTGCCGTTAAATTGGGTTACGGGGAGGACATTGCAACTTCGTTGGTTCAGCTGCACAAGAATAACAAGGGACTCATCCATCACGATCCTCTCTATTCTTGGTATCACTTTACACACCCAGCACTCTTCGAACGTCTGCATGCCATATACCGTGCAATACACGATAACAAGATCTAA
- a CDS encoding signal peptide containing protein (encoded by transcript BEWA_034840A), which produces MNAIVALISAVSVFAVSALHLDFTGDLAAHGAVVKGVHHGAHVAHFVAGGADVNGLKCGANFEWALPEGKAVKEVLAFSHCKHGGLVLFHVSFVDGSEGFFHVVGGVAKELAHRVWFGKLAKGVCKHAPALAGLPHHAVLADLAHVFA; this is translated from the coding sequence ATGAACGCTATTGTTGCTTTGATCTCTGCTGTCAGCGTCTTCGCTGTCTCTGCTCTTCACCTTGACTTCACTGGTGATTTGGCTGCCCATGGTGCCGTCGTCAAGGGTGTCCACCATGGTGCCCATGTTGCTCACTTTGTCGCCGGTGGTGCCGATGTCAATGGTCTCAAGTGCGGTGCTAACTTCGAGTGGGCTTTGCCCGAGGGCAAGGCCGTCAAGGAAGTCTTGGCCTTCTCTCACTGCAAGCATGGTGGTCTTGTTTTGTTCCACGTTTCCTTCGTTGATGGATCTGAGGGCTTCTTCCATGTCGTTGGTGGTGTTGCTAAGGAGCTTGCTCACCGTGTCTGGTTCGGAAAGCTCGCCAAGGGTGTCTGCAAGCATGCTCCAGCCCTTGCTGGCTTGCCACATCATGCTGTTTTGGCTGATTTGGCTCATGTCTTCGCCTAA
- a CDS encoding proteasome subunit alpha type, putative (encoded by transcript BEWA_034820A), with translation MYRNQYDTDCITWSPQGRLFQVEYAMEAVKQGSCCVAIKSNTHLVLSAIKRKVSKLAQVQDKLYKVGDYIGVAMSGITSDAKMIISYMRNENLNNKFLYGTDITAKKLVSLVSQKSQANTQVSSKRPFGVGLLVAGYDPNSGLELFETCPSGNVIEFNATAFGARCQSAKTYLERKFVNFAECDSNTLIYHAIRALKTTIPNDGEFDSDVVSVGIVGKGQPWTILDGAQVDVFINTVHHLCLHIDVIVQIKEEDDQSAADNDEVMQE, from the exons ATGTATAGAAACCAGTACGACACAGACTGTATAACATGGTCTCCACAAGGCCGTCTATTCCAGGTGGAATACGCCATGGAGGCCGTAAAACAAGGGAGTTGTTGCGTCGCAATAAAGTCTAATACACACTTG GTCCTGTCTGCCATAAAACGCAAAGTCTCAAAGCTGGCCCAAGTGCAAGATAAACTATACAAGGTCGGCGATTATATCGGTGTCGCTATGTCTGGTATCACATCAGATGCCAAGATGATCATTTCATACATGAGGAACGAGAATTTGAACAACAAGTTCCTCTACGGAACAGATATAACTGCCAAGAAGCTGGTTTCACTTGTCTCTCAGAAATCACAGGCAAATACTCAGGTCTCCTCCAAGAGACCATTTGGAGTCGGATTGCTAGTCGCTGGCTACGACCCAAATTCCGGCCTTGAACTCTTTGAGACATGCCCTAGCGGCAACGTTATCGAGTTTAAC GCTACGGCGTTTGGAGCTCGTTGTCAATCGGCAAAGACGTACTTGGAAAGGaaatttgtaaactttgCGGAATGCGATTCCAACACTCTGATATATCACGCCATCAGGGCACTAAAGACCACGATACCAAACGATGGAGA GTTTGATAGTGACGTTGTTTCGGTGGGTATTGTAGGCAAGGGACAGCCATGGACAATTTTGGATGGAGCTCAAGTCGACGTTTTTATCAACACGGTACATCATCTATGCTTACACATTGACGTAATTGTGCAGAtaaaagaggaagatgacCAATCAGCCGCAGACAACGACGAAGTTATGCAGGAATAA